In Peromyscus eremicus chromosome X, PerEre_H2_v1, whole genome shotgun sequence, the sequence TCATCCTGGGAGCCCTGGTTATATCAACTTAAGCTATGAGGTAATTTTTCTATTTACTAATTTTGACCATTATCTGAGTTAAAGATGTCCTGAGATCTGTAAAGAGTGCTGTATTGATTCTTCATTCAAGATGTTTCTCAAATGGTCACACTTTTTCAGTTCCCACCAGCAGCTTGAAGCCCCGACTGATGGCCTCAAGCCTGCATTTCCCAGCACCCTCCTACCTGGTCACTCTGACTCAGCCTCTACTTTTAAACCTAATTATAAATGTTTTCCACCATGAACTACCACTCAGGAAGGCTCCATGATAGGGCAGAAACTGAACTCGGCTTCAACAGTCTTGTTCTATGCCAGCCTATAAAATTCGAGGAGTAAGTAAGATGTTAAAATCTTTTCTAGCTGGAAAAAATTGCTGTTCAAAGATATCCACACACAGTTTGCGTTTCTCATTGGCTATGCTAAGTTATCAATGAAAAGTGGTTTATAAGAGTCTCTTTGGAGTGATGGAAAGCAGAAGAGTTCTAGAAACAGGGTTTGGGGTTCTCCTCAACCACATGCAAACTATATAACCTTGGGAAGATCTATTTTTACTTCTGGAACTTTGTTTTCCTCATCTAGAGAAGGGAAACAATGATAACTgcatttcaaaaatattattcaGAGAGTAATAAAAGGCATGAAAAGTGCTATGTCACTCATAACTTGAGGGAGgttaatagttttttttgttgtattGATTAAATGGTGTACTACATGAAAGAGCTATAAATCTGAGTCTAATTAATAAGACTATACTGTCCAGAAAGGGATGAAATTCTATTTATCTCACTGCTTCAGATAAAGTCTGTTTAGTCATATAAACCGAAGAAAAATGCTAATAGGAATCTGAGGCAAATTTTACTGTTTTATCTTAAAATGTTGATATATTTGACCAAGAAACCTATGTCTTAAGGATGAAAGACAATGTTTACACCTCCtctctccattgtgatatcaaaTAAGAAAGAACTAAATGAATATTATATCACATTGTTGGGTCAtaagtttttaattgtttgttttgctctttcaATGAAGAGCAGGAACTGTGGAATTAAATCGAATTACTACTTTTGTAACTTCAGCTGAGTGAATGAATCAACCTGAGTTTTCATAACATTACCTATAAAAGTGAGGGTGATACCTGCCTCAGGTCatggaagaaaacatgaaaagtGGATGGGATGGATGTAACACAGTACCTGACACATAGGAAACATCCAACAAATGTttaccttcttctttcttttgtagaAGTCACATTCTCAGGCTATCAATACTGACAGGACTGCATTAGTGAGTCTATATTTCATACTGCATTAGTGAGTTTAGTATTTAGTTCATATGTAATTAAACTTAATCAAATGCATTCTAATATCTCTTTCTCTTAAGGTGCTTACCCCTTTGAAGTGGTACCAGAGCATGATAAGGCAGCCGGTATGTAGACATTTTGTTCTTCATTCCCTTAAGAGAATAGGCATGCATGGAAATTCCCTTTTTAACTGAAATATCATGTCTACTCCACCTACAAACACTAATGGGAATTTTAGTTTGTAAAAGGTCATATCTTTACACTGTTAGAAAttcttgcaaaggaaaaaaatgactaaaatattCATAAGGTCATAATAACAAACACTACTGCTACTTCTCCAGTTAGAGGTCAACTGAGCCAATGGTAAACCTGACTCTTTGTTTCTCACCAGTATCCTTCCTATGGTTACGAACCCATGGGTGGATGGCTGCACCACCAAATCATCCCTGTGCTGTCTCAACAGCATCCCCCGAGTCACACCCTTCAGCCTCATCACCACCTCCCAGTGGTGCCAGCTCAACAGCCAGTGGCCCCCCAGCAGCCAATGATGCCAGTTCCTGGCCACCACTCCATGACTCCAACCCAACACCACCAGCCAAACATCCCTCCATCTGCCCAGCAGCCCTTCCAGCAGCCCTTCCAGCCCCAGGCCATTCCACCCCAGTCTCATCAGCCCATGCAGCCCCAGTCACCTCTGCACCCCATGCAGCCCCTGGCACCACAGCCACCTCTGCCTCCACTGTTCTCCATGCAGCCCCTGTCCCCCATTCTTCCTGAGCTGCCTCTGGAAGCTTGGCCAGCGACAGACAAGACCAAGCGGGAAGAAGTGGTGAGTATACCTTGAAGCCAGAAAAAGACAAATCCTAGAAAAGCGATTTAACAGAACTGGCCCCAGTGTTGCAAGTTTCAAAACAAATCAGAGCCCAGAGTTGCAGACACTATAGGTCTTTGCTTCTGTTTAGTCCAAGCATatatggtatcttttttttttcttttttacaaatgAATTTGTTGACATGGCTTGGTAATTAACACCATGGGTTTTATGGTGTATTTAAATTCAAATTATTGAATTTTCACTAGAATACGTATTACTGAAATGTACCCATTTTAAGAGTAACATAACAGGtgaatatcattttttttaatatttcaaaggTTTGACTAGTTTGAATGGGTTAAACTTCAGGAAGAATATAAAAAGGAGCAATTTTTGAGAATGAGGAGGGCAAATATTTGAACAAGTTGAAAGAGGTAGATAGGAATTATCTTTCAGGACATATAGGAAAATTGTCAGTCTAAAGTGATCATTCAACTTGAAAGTGACTAAATTAATGAGACTGTTAGGTTCTTCTTCAGTACTAGGACTCCACAGACTAAGCGTTTGACAAGAGGTTGTCACAATTTAGCATTAAATATTCCTGTGTTACAGAAAGCTCTTACAAACAATCAGAATAGTTAATAAAATGATCTTTATGCACATACATAAGTTACATACACtaaatgatgtgattatactATGCACATGGATCCAAATGTGATTCCAACTCATAAATGCTATGAATGATTTGCTACTAAGAATCAAGGAGGAGCAAGGCAGGAGTGACCTAGACTGGGAGCCAGGACACCTGGATTCTAGCCCTAGCTTTTCCCTCAAAAGAAGAGGTGGTAGGGTACCAAGTTACTTCCATTTTGGGGGTGTTTCACCTCtttaaaacaggaaaggaaaaaaaacagataacTTTTAACTCTAAATATTAATGCTACAGTTTCCTTATAAAATAATGTCATTCATGTCTTCACAATTGTAAGCCTGTTTATAGAAATGAGGTAGAACTTATAGAAACTGACTGGAATTGAATAACCTGGTAGCTATCACTGATTATCCTAGACTAAGGTACACGCTCTCTGTTTGCGTGCAAAGTGagtttatttctgtctttattaATGATTAACACTGTGGATTTGATCATGTGTTTTTATCTTGCCCAAACTATTTGTGGAAAGGTGACTTTGGGGAGGTATTTTGAACTTTTTTAACTCAGTACTCCCCTGTTTAAAATTAGAGTAAAAATACTGAGGATTGCCTAGAGTTGCCTTTTGGAAAATGAAGTAAAGTAATGATATTACAGCAGGTAACACTTGGTACAAGGTGGCAGCTACTATGATATCATTAAATAATATGTCTTAGTGCCTTGAATAGGGAACTTCTATTTAATGATAAGATAAGAAACTTCAGAGATTACAGAATAAAACTCAATGGTTGTACATTGTTTTGACAAAACAGAAGCCATAACTTATTATTGTAAATAGTATTCACTAGGAATGTTTGTAAATTATGTTAATTGTTCCTTTTGCTATATTTTTTCAGgattaaaaaattcagaaaatgagAGAACCGAAGTGGATACTTCGGTTGTTTTTAGGAATAACTCAAGAACACAATGATTTGTGCCTACAATCACTTAGTAAATTCTGTAACTAAAAATAAGTATCATTAGCagataataaaatgttttaaaaatcattcatgtCTTTgtgttgaattaaatttaaaatttcctatcacttgagagaactcataagtgaatatttgTGAATAACATAAGGACTGGTCATTTGCTCCTACAGATTGACCATTTAGCAGGCAAATAATGACTATATGTCTTCTTAGAGAACCATCTcaaatcttttcttaaaatagaATTTTGTACATCATTAAGAATAGCTgggaaagtttaaaaaatgttcagcatGGATAGTCACTGAACCTGATCCAAATGAAAGCAAGTTTAGAAGAAAAATTCTTTACATTGAAAAAGATAAACTTTAAGAAATGTTTATATTCTAAATCAAATTAAGACTTGGAACTCTAGCTTTATTCTTCACACCACATTACTAATCAAAATCTGGTCTTTTGAACTCATTCTacagcaaaaaatattttcagtgaaatTATGTGATATGTAGAGTAATTCACTGAATTTGAAATTATCGAAGCAATTATTTTGCctaagaaaaaattaataatggAGCTTCAAGCAGAGAATTGCAGTGATTTTATACACAAGTCATTTCTTTCACTTCATAATCTTTAAGCTGATGAAGTCTACCGCATGGTCTTCAAAATGTTAACAGATGCATAAAATGGACTCAAAACAAGTTTTCTTTCCCACTCATATTTATATTTGAATCATTTTTTCCTCTTACACCCACACAAAATTGTAAACAGTCTTTGCAGGGTTTATATTACACAGCACCCTCAGTAACTTTATTCCAGTACCTTCATGATTAAGGTCCCTTAATCATTTTCTGGAATGAATAAACATAGCTTTACTGGGAAGGTAtcaatatgcaaataaataagcTGATTTTAAAGAACTGAAATGCAATAAGAAAGGTAAGAAAGCACTTAGTCAATTAGCATAGGCTACTTTTAATCAACTGAGTAAATATTTTTCAAGCACTCAGTAGACTAGGCACTACTGTATGTAATAGTGAAAACAGTAATTCCCTATCCTTAGGGCTCTAGAATCTACGAAAGGGATGCAATAAACTATTGTCAACAGTAAAGGATGCCCAAATGGCATTAATCCTATGGCAGAAATACAGTCAAAATTCTATGGCACATAGCAGTCACAATTAGAAGCTGTTCATCAGCTTGCTCACAACTCATTTCTCATTGGCAGAGCTGGAACTGATCCCAGAATATGGCCTTCCACCTACTCAGGAGAGAGATGTGTCCTCTCTTACTGCCCAGGGAGAGAAGGTCCATTCATCCACACCAACTATGAATTCAGTTACCATAGTTTTATATGGCTTGTCTCTTCTTAGTTGAGGGATAGGTTGTGGTGGACCATGAGTATATAATGAGGGCAAAGGGCAAGTGTCCTGGGAAAGAAAGAACTCTTAGGGATTAGCTTTCCCTTTTATTAAAGAATGTATAGATACACTCTAGGAAAAAAAGGTGCTTTTCTTTTGATCATTTGTTTGAAGTTGTGATTCATGAGCTGTGTCTGCTGTCTTGTAATCAAAAgttggaaggagaaaaacaaaatttcctGAGGATATTTGTGGCATCATTGTGTCCTGAAATTGCCCTTCCCTAGGACCACCTACAGCTACATGCTTTGCTATTTCAATGACGAGCATGAGCCATGGAGCTTAAACAAAATTAACACTTTGGTAGCCCTGTTGTATAAATTGACTCTAACTCTTCATGACTATCTCTAAAAGATGAGGGTGATCATACTTGCCCCAGATCATGGACAACAACTTGCAGAATGTGCTGGATTGTTAGTAACATAATACTTGACATAGGAGCACTGGACATGTATTTAGCTTCTTTCTTTTGTAGAAGTCACATTCTCAGGCTATCAATACTGACAGGACTGCATTAGTGAGTATATATTTCATACTGAATTAGTGAGTTTAGTATTTAGTTTATATGAAACTAAATTAAATCAACTGCATTCTAATGTCTCCTTTTCTTAAGGTGTATTCTCCTATGAAGTGGTACCAGAGCATGACAAGGCATCCGGTATGTAGACATTTTGTTTATTACTTTAAGTTAACAGGCATGTGCTTTTAAATCTTCTTCATTCAAATATATGCACTCTGATGTATACATTTAGGGCTAACACTGATGAAATTGTGTTGGAGGTTAACTGGCTTCAAAGGACATGGAGGTCACAGGCATATTACAATGTTTATGTGATGATAAACCTTTAAAACTTGAGGTTTTTACAATAATTTTTATACTAGATAACATCCCAGTTTTAATAAATGCCTAATCTATTGCTCACATGAACCTCACAAACTTTACTTTTGGGCCCCTATGTACtttttttcttgaatgttttATAATATTGTGTTTGTACCATATTGAAGAGTTCAACTTCAATAAATAATGACTATAATTAGTAAAATGCTCATAGTTCACATATTAGAAGAGAACATGAGAAATATAATGTAACAATATAATTTCAGCCTGTATGTCTACAAATATCCATCTTAGTAGCAAATACTGAGGatggatgtttaaaaaaaaacttggaagtAATTATCAATTATCAAAGAAAATAATGGTTGCCATACTACCCAAATCAAAAGATAGATACATAGGATTACAATGCAATGGGATGAAAAACTATAGTTTGAAACATTCCATTGCATTGTAATcatatgtatcacacacacacacacacacacacacacacacacacacacatatatggtaaTTACATTTTATGCCTTGCTATACAACACATTAGTCATATGTGGGCATTTGcatataaatgaattaaaaaggaataaaa encodes:
- the Amelx gene encoding amelogenin, X isoform isoform X2, which produces MGTWILFACLLGAAFAMPLPPHPGSPGYINLSYEVLTPLKWYQSMIRQPHPPSHTLQPHHHLPVVPAQQPVAPQQPMMPVPGHHSMTPTQHHQPNIPPSAQQPFQQPFQPQAIPPQSHQPMQPQSPLHPMQPLAPQPPLPPLFSMQPLSPILPELPLEAWPATDKTKREEVVYSPMKWYQSMTRHPLNMESTPEK
- the Amelx gene encoding amelogenin, X isoform isoform X1, with amino-acid sequence MGTWILFACLLGAAFAMPLPPHPGSPGYINLSYEVLTPLKWYQSMIRQPYPSYGYEPMGGWLHHQIIPVLSQQHPPSHTLQPHHHLPVVPAQQPVAPQQPMMPVPGHHSMTPTQHHQPNIPPSAQQPFQQPFQPQAIPPQSHQPMQPQSPLHPMQPLAPQPPLPPLFSMQPLSPILPELPLEAWPATDKTKREEVVYSPMKWYQSMTRHPLNMESTPEK